GGTGCGATGCTGACCGAGCCGCAGGCAGATGAGGAGACGATCGAATCGGACATCCCCGGTCATGACGACGCGCACATGCGCGAGAACCGGGAGTTCCGGTACCACGTGTTCGCGCCTGCCGGCACCGGGCGCGCGCACGAGGTGATCCTGCTGTTCCACGGCTTCAACGAGAAGCACTGGCACAAGTACCTGCCGTGGGCGCACGCCCTCGTCGAGCGAACGGGAAAGACGGTGCTGCTCTTTCCCATCGCGTTCCACATGAACCGGGCGCCGCAGGCGTGGAGCGACCGCCGCGCGATGCACCGGCTGTGCGAGGAGCGCAAACGCGGATTCCCGTCCATCATCGCGTCGACGCTCTCGAACGCGGCCATCAGCACGCGGCTGCAGACGAGGCCCCAACGCTTCTTCTGGTCCGGACTGCAGACCTACAACGACATCGTGCAGCTCGTCGACGAGATCCGGACGGGCCGGCATCCGCTCGTCGACCAGGCGGCCACCTTCGACCTGTTCGCCTATTCGATCGGCTGCATGCTCGCGCAGATCCTGCTGATGACCGACCCTCGGGGCGCGTTCAACAACTCGCGCTCGTGTCTGTTCTGCGGCGGCGCCGTGCTGAACCGGATGTCGCCCGTCTCCCGCTTCATCCTGGACAGCGAGTGCAACGTCGCACTCTACTCGTACGCGGTCGAACATCTCGAAAGTCACCTGAGGGACAACGAACGGCTGCGGCACTTCCTGGGCGACGCCCACCCTGAGGGTCTGGCCTTTCGCTGCATGCTCAACGCGATCGTTCGACGGAAGGAGCGCGAGGCCCACTTCGGCCGGCTCGGATCGCGCCTGCTCGCGCTGACGCTCGAATCGGACACCGTCATTCCGCCCGACGAGGTGATGAACACGCTGCAGGGGGCGGCACGGAACCTCCCCGCGCGCGTGGACGTGCTCGAGTTCGGCTATCCGTGCCGGCACGAGGACCCGTTCCCCGCGGCCGCATCCACGCGCGGGGAGGTGGACAAGGCATTCAGGCGCGTCTTCGACCGCGCCGCCGGTTTCTATCTGAGGAAATCACTCGCAAAGTGATCGTTGCCGCGCTCTTCCGCCTCTCCGCCTTCATCTATGCGTTCGACCGCAGCGCGACGACCGGGTCCACGCGCGAGGCGCGCCGAGCCGGCAGATACGTTGCCATCAGCGCCACGGCGCCCAGTCCGCCTGATACCGCGACATACGTCAGCGGATCGGTCGGGCCGATCCCGAACAGCATCGTGGCCATCAGGCGGGTCAGCGCAAGGGCGACGCCAATCCCAACCAGGAGGCCAACGCCGGTGAGCGCGAGACCGTGTCGAAGGAACAACCGGCTGACGTCGCTCCGCTGCGCGCCAAGCGCCATGCGGATGCCGACCTCGCGCGTTCGCTGCGCCGCGATGTACGCGATCACGCCGTAGATGCCCACGATGCCGAGCAGCAAGGCCACCGACGCCGCGATGGCGAGCATCGCCAGCATGAACGAGGTCTGCGCCATCGACTCCGCTCGAAGTTCATTCAGCGTCCGCACGTTCGCCAGCGGCAACCCCGGGTTCACCGCCCATACCGCCTGCTGGAGTTCCTTCATGAAGCCGAGCGAATTCAGCCGCTTCGACCGGATCGCATACGCCTGGGAACGCTGCACGTAGTCCTTCTGGCCGAACATGCTGTCCACCAGCATCGGCCAGTACACGGTGGTTGGCGCCGGCTGCGAGACCCCGTCGTCGCGTTCGTCGCCGACGACCCCCACGATTTCCCGCCAGGGATCGGCCGGGGTTGACCTGATTCGGCGTCCGATCGCCGCGCCAGCCGTCTTCCACTGCTGCCGCGCCAGATTCTCGGAGATGAGCGCCGCGGGCGTCCGGTTGTAGATGTCGGCCCACGTCAGCGTCCGTCCGGCGACCACCTTGTTCCCCATCGTCTCGGCGTAGGCCGGGCCGATCCACTTGTAGCGGTGCATCTTCGGCATCTGGCCGGGACGCAGGGGGAAGTCCTCGAAGAAGATCGGATCGTTGTCGGTGTTGCCGTCCATCGTCACCGATGAGGAGAGGCCGACCGAGATGATGCCCGCCACCTGGCTGATGTTGCGAGCCACTTGCTCGTGCATGCGCACGGTCAATTCTGGCGACGACACCATCGCCTTCGGGATCGTGATCCGCAGCGTCAGAACCTCGTCGGCCCTGGAGTAGCCGGGGTCGACGCTGCGCAGCGCGACGAACGTCCGAACCATCAGGCCCGAACTGATCAGCAGGACCATCGCCAGCGCGACCTCGGCGACCACGAGCGTGCTCCGGAGGCGGTGGCGCTCGCGACTGTCGCTGGCGGACCGGCCGCCGTCCTTGAGCGCCGCGATCCGCGGCGCGGAGAATTTCACCACCGGGATGAGGCCGAAGAGCAGGCCGGCAACCAGCGAGATCGCGAGCGTGAATGCCAGCACGACCGGGTCGATCGCGATCTCTTCGAGGCGCGGCAGGCCATCCGGCGCCACCTTCACGAGCAACCTCACCGCGGCCCAGGCCAGCCCGGCACCGATCACGCCGCCGGCAAGACCAAGCGTGACGCTCTCGCTGAGCAACTCGCGCGCGATTCGCCACCTGTCCGCACCGAGCGCCGACCGGATAGCCAGTTCCTGTTGCCGCCCCTCCGCGCGCACCAGGAACAGGTTCGCCACGTTGGCGCATGCGATCAGCAGGACGATGCCCACCATCCCGAACAGCACCCACAACACCCGTCCCACGTCGCCGACGACGTCGATCGACAATGGTCGAACGTTCGGGCCCAGCCTCACCTCGTCGAGCATCTTGCGTGTGAAGCCGTTCGGCAGCGGAAAACGCTCGACCACGAGCGGGATCATCCGGGCAATGTCGGCGTTCGCCTGTTCAAGGGTCACGCCGGGCTTCAGCCGGGCCACGCCCTGGTACGCGAAGTTGCCGATGAAGACCTCGGCGCGGTTGAATTGCAGCGGGATGAGGATGGCGGGATTCGAACGAAGGAACTTGAAGGACGGCGGCAGGACGCCAATCACCTCGCGCGGACGGCCGTCGATCGTCAGCGGCCGGCCGACGATGCTCCTGTCGCCGCCGAACTTCCGCTGCCAGTATGCAAAGGTGAGGATGATGCGTTCGGGGCTGCCAGGCGTGTCGTCTGCGCGATCGAAGATACGGCCCATCGCCGGCTTCACCCGCACCGCCTGCAGCGTGCCGTCCGTCACCATCAGCGTCTGCACGCGCTCCGGGTCGCCCGCACCGGTGACCGACGCGGCGCGATCGGCCCACAAACCGATCTGCTCGAAGGTCCGATTCTCGTCCCGATACGTGAGGTAGAACGCCGGGCCCTGCTGCATCAGGTCGGCGCTCATGCCCGGCGCCGTGTGCCAGACGCCGACCAGTCGGTCGGGCTCATTGAATGGCAGGGGTTTGAGGAGCACGCCGTAGACCACGCTGAACAGGGCAGCGTTGGCGCCGATGCCGACGCCGAGCGTCAGGAGGGCGACGACCGTGAAGAGCGGCGTTCGGAGGAGTCGGCGAAGCATCCGGCCGAGCGATGACGCGTGGTTCATGGCAGGTCTTGCTGGGGATCGGGCTGACGAGCGAGAGGTACTCGGTCGATTAGACGAATCTGCGAAGAGGCCGGTTCCAGGGAGCCATCCCATCTTCCTCCTTTCCGGCCAGCTATCCGCCTGTCGGACTGCCGCCGGTCCACGCTCCCGCCCGGCCGCCTGGCATTCAACACTGGGATCGCAGAGACCACAGAGCTCACCACTCTCACGGTCTCTGCGTCCTCTGCGTGCTCTGTGTCCAGTCGTGATCGCCCAGCCGCCTGCACGCGACGGCCCGCTACCGCCGGCCGATTCTCACGCCGCCGTTGGTGGTCCTCACCCGAATGGTCGGGCCGCCGCTCCCGATATCGGTCGAGATCTTGCGCGTGAGTTCGCCCTGCATCGTGATCGGGAAGTCGATCGACACGCCACCGTTCGATGTGTCCGCTTCGAGGTGCGCCGAGTAGTTGTCGGGCAGCCGCAGGTCCACGCCGCCGTTGTGCGTTTCGATGTCCATTCCCTCGCCGTTCCAGGTCGTGCCGTCGAGTTCGGCCTTGATGCCGCCGTTGGTCGTGTTTCCGCGCACCCGTCCGCCGACGCGCGCCAGCCGGATACCGCCGTTCGTCGTCCGAAGCTCGAGATTGCCGGCCACGTCGCTCAACGACAGTCCGCCATTGGTCGAGCGCAGATCGAGATTCGAATGCGACGGCACCATCACCTCGAAGCTGACGCTCCAGCTGCGCCCGCGCTCGTGGCTCGGCCCATCAGTTCGCACCCGGCCGCCGTCGGTGAACACCTGGACCTGACGGCCCAAGGCCACGGCGTCGCCCTCCGAGTCCGCCTGCGTGACGACGATCGCCCGCACCTGCATGTCCTGGCGATTCCATCCACGAACGGTGATTCCGCCGTTTGGCGTGGCGTCGACCGACAAATCGGTGCCGGGGTTCGGCACGGTCGTGTCGCGGACTTCGCAGTGCGACGGACGGTCCGAGTGGTGCCGACGGCAGGGGTCGTCGCCCTTGTCCTGTGCCAGCGCCATCGTCGGCAGAACGACCATCAAGCCGGCTGCCGCCAACGACCACCGTTTGAATGTGACTGTTGCGTTCATGTGTTGCCTCCAAAGCTGCCCTTCGACTCAGCTGTGCCGCGCCTGCCTGCCGGGTCCCTTACGCGTCCGCAGGTTGCTGGTTGGCGAAGCGCAAGTGCGCTCAGGGCATGGTTGGCCGCCAGTTCCCGGCCGCTCTGGCGACATCCGTCAGGTCTCAGGGTGTTTGACGAGGAGCCGGCCTGTTGCGTTTGCTGGCCGGCTGACGATGCAGTGGCCAGGCGGGGCGGGAAGGCGGCAAGGCGGCAAGGCGGATGGGCGGGAACGCTCACAGTGGCCGCGAGCGTCCCCGGCCGTGCCATTCGGTATTCTCGCTTCTCACTTCTGAATTCTGTCTTCTGACCCCTATGTATTGAAGTACCTCGCCTCCGGATGGTGCACGACCAGCGTGGCGGTGGACTGTTCCGGGATGAGTTGCCCGGCCGAGGTCAGTATCATGCCCAGTTCCCGTTCGGC
This region of Vicinamibacterales bacterium genomic DNA includes:
- a CDS encoding DUF6051 family protein, whose amino-acid sequence is MDYCDIYHSLKSSVTYTPTEIHLGDGTRVVNVDFRSESDWILPGRGNCACPTHGAMLTEPQADEETIESDIPGHDDAHMRENREFRYHVFAPAGTGRAHEVILLFHGFNEKHWHKYLPWAHALVERTGKTVLLFPIAFHMNRAPQAWSDRRAMHRLCEERKRGFPSIIASTLSNAAISTRLQTRPQRFFWSGLQTYNDIVQLVDEIRTGRHPLVDQAATFDLFAYSIGCMLAQILLMTDPRGAFNNSRSCLFCGGAVLNRMSPVSRFILDSECNVALYSYAVEHLESHLRDNERLRHFLGDAHPEGLAFRCMLNAIVRRKEREAHFGRLGSRLLALTLESDTVIPPDEVMNTLQGAARNLPARVDVLEFGYPCRHEDPFPAAASTRGEVDKAFRRVFDRAAGFYLRKSLAK
- a CDS encoding ABC transporter permease, with translation MNHASSLGRMLRRLLRTPLFTVVALLTLGVGIGANAALFSVVYGVLLKPLPFNEPDRLVGVWHTAPGMSADLMQQGPAFYLTYRDENRTFEQIGLWADRAASVTGAGDPERVQTLMVTDGTLQAVRVKPAMGRIFDRADDTPGSPERIILTFAYWQRKFGGDRSIVGRPLTIDGRPREVIGVLPPSFKFLRSNPAILIPLQFNRAEVFIGNFAYQGVARLKPGVTLEQANADIARMIPLVVERFPLPNGFTRKMLDEVRLGPNVRPLSIDVVGDVGRVLWVLFGMVGIVLLIACANVANLFLVRAEGRQQELAIRSALGADRWRIARELLSESVTLGLAGGVIGAGLAWAAVRLLVKVAPDGLPRLEEIAIDPVVLAFTLAISLVAGLLFGLIPVVKFSAPRIAALKDGGRSASDSRERHRLRSTLVVAEVALAMVLLISSGLMVRTFVALRSVDPGYSRADEVLTLRITIPKAMVSSPELTVRMHEQVARNISQVAGIISVGLSSSVTMDGNTDNDPIFFEDFPLRPGQMPKMHRYKWIGPAYAETMGNKVVAGRTLTWADIYNRTPAALISENLARQQWKTAGAAIGRRIRSTPADPWREIVGVVGDERDDGVSQPAPTTVYWPMLVDSMFGQKDYVQRSQAYAIRSKRLNSLGFMKELQQAVWAVNPGLPLANVRTLNELRAESMAQTSFMLAMLAIAASVALLLGIVGIYGVIAYIAAQRTREVGIRMALGAQRSDVSRLFLRHGLALTGVGLLVGIGVALALTRLMATMLFGIGPTDPLTYVAVSGGLGAVALMATYLPARRASRVDPVVALRSNA
- a CDS encoding DUF4097 family beta strand repeat-containing protein, with the protein product MNATVTFKRWSLAAAGLMVVLPTMALAQDKGDDPCRRHHSDRPSHCEVRDTTVPNPGTDLSVDATPNGGITVRGWNRQDMQVRAIVVTQADSEGDAVALGRQVQVFTDGGRVRTDGPSHERGRSWSVSFEVMVPSHSNLDLRSTNGGLSLSDVAGNLELRTTNGGIRLARVGGRVRGNTTNGGIKAELDGTTWNGEGMDIETHNGGVDLRLPDNYSAHLEADTSNGGVSIDFPITMQGELTRKISTDIGSGGPTIRVRTTNGGVRIGRR